ACGGACTCGGGTGCGTAGCGGGTGATCTGCGACATCATCTGCGCGAGCTTCGACGAGTCGGCGGCAACGTTGATGGCCCGGTGGAATTCGTGGTTGAGGCGCACCGTGCGGTCGATGTCGTTGCCGGCGTAGGCATCTTCGAGCTGTGACTGGATCGCCTTGAGTTCGCGCAACTGCTCGTCGTCGATGTTGGTCGCGGCCCGAGCGGCCAACTCGCCGCCCACGTGTGCCTGCAGATTGGCCACGTCGGCAAGGTCGCGCTCGGTCACGGGCAGCACGACGAATCCGCGACGTGGCTGCTGCGCGAGCAGTCCCTCGGACCGCAGTTCGAACAGCGCCTCGCGCACCGGGGTGACGCTGATGCCGAGCTCGGCGGCCAATTGAT
The sequence above is a segment of the Candidatus Mycobacterium wuenschmannii genome. Coding sequences within it:
- a CDS encoding GntR family transcriptional regulator; the encoded protein is MSAPDFAARPQLSEDVARYVRRRIFDGTYSAGEYVRLDQLAAELGISVTPVREALFELRSEGLLAQQPRRGFVVLPVTERDLADVANLQAHVGGELAARAATNIDDEQLRELKAIQSQLEDAYAGNDIDRTVRLNHEFHRAINVAADSSKLAQMMSQITRYAPESVFPTIAGWPDQSIKDHRRVVAALARHDSESARRAMSEHLAAGAAPLIDHLAEHGVVDPT